In Pseudoalteromonas marina, a genomic segment contains:
- the ruvA gene encoding Holliday junction branch migration protein RuvA, with translation MIGRLNGILVEKQPPEILLEVSGVGYEVQMPMTCFYDLPKVGENTIVYTHFVVREDAQLLFGFNNKTERALFRELLKANGVGPKLGLAILSGMSAQQFVSCVNNEDATSLVKLPGVGKKTAERLVLEMKDRLKDWGNDLFTPFSDSAVIEPHSDALVANNAADDAVSALVALGYKLPQAQKAVKSVSKPDMSTEVLIKESLKSML, from the coding sequence ATGATAGGCCGCTTAAATGGTATTTTAGTTGAAAAACAACCCCCCGAAATTTTACTTGAAGTAAGCGGCGTGGGTTATGAAGTACAGATGCCAATGACCTGTTTTTACGACTTACCAAAAGTGGGTGAAAACACGATTGTTTATACTCATTTTGTAGTGCGTGAAGATGCGCAGTTACTGTTTGGTTTTAATAATAAAACAGAGCGCGCATTATTTAGAGAGCTTTTAAAAGCTAATGGGGTAGGGCCAAAACTCGGGCTCGCTATTTTATCGGGAATGTCGGCGCAACAGTTTGTTAGCTGTGTAAATAATGAAGATGCTACATCGCTGGTTAAATTACCGGGTGTGGGTAAAAAAACAGCTGAACGTTTAGTGCTTGAGATGAAAGACCGTCTAAAAGATTGGGGTAATGATTTATTTACACCATTTAGCGATAGCGCAGTGATAGAGCCTCACAGCGATGCATTAGTGGCTAATAATGCAGCGGATGATGCCGTTTCTGCACTTGTTGCATTAGGGTATAAATTGCCACAGGCACAAAAAGCAGTAAAATCGGTGAGTAAACCGGATATGTCTACTGAGGTTCTTATAAAAGAATCTTTAAAATCGATGTTGTGA
- the ruvC gene encoding crossover junction endodeoxyribonuclease RuvC has translation MAIILGIDPGSRLTGYGVVAHQGAKFTYLGSGCIKLADHPFPVRLKMIYQGITQLVEQFSPETFAIEKVFMAHNPDSALKLGQARGAAIVGAAMADLPVFEYSARQIKQAVVGNGGADKSQVQHMVKNILKLPGTPQADAADALAIAICHAHSEQNLIKLAGSASKTVRGRLRK, from the coding sequence TTGGCCATTATTTTAGGGATCGACCCAGGATCGCGTTTGACTGGTTACGGTGTAGTTGCTCACCAAGGTGCTAAATTTACTTATTTAGGCAGTGGTTGTATAAAATTAGCCGATCATCCTTTTCCGGTACGCCTTAAAATGATTTATCAGGGCATCACTCAACTTGTTGAGCAGTTTTCGCCTGAAACGTTTGCTATAGAAAAAGTATTTATGGCTCATAATCCCGATTCTGCATTAAAACTTGGCCAAGCGCGTGGTGCTGCCATTGTGGGTGCTGCAATGGCTGATTTGCCAGTGTTTGAGTATTCGGCAAGGCAAATTAAACAAGCTGTAGTAGGCAACGGTGGTGCAGACAAAAGCCAAGTCCAGCATATGGTAAAAAATATTCTAAAATTACCAGGTACGCCTCAAGCCGATGCAGCAGATGCATTAGCAATAGCAATTTGCCATGCTCATTCAGAACAAAATTTAATTAAACTAGCGGGCAGCGCAAGCAAAACCGTTAGAGGACGCTTAAGGAAATAA
- the ruvB gene encoding Holliday junction branch migration DNA helicase RuvB produces MIEADRLIDATEKTNEDSIDRAIRPKLLADYRGQPHVKQQMEIFIEAARSRDEALDHLLIFGPPGLGKTTLANIVANELNVNIKTTSGPVLEKAGDLAALLTNLEEGDVLFIDEIHRLSPQVEEILYPAMEDYQLDIMIGEGPAARSIKLDLPPFTLIGATTRAGSLTSPLRDRFGIVQRLEFYSVEDLSHIVGRSAHYLELEMCDDGASEIAKRSRGTPRIANRLLRRVRDYTQVKSDGTVNADVAQQALDMIDVDKSGFDYMDRKYLLAIIEKFMGGPVGLDNLAAAIGEERETIEDVIEPFLIQQGFIQRTPRGRIVSDNAYHHFGLLPNKD; encoded by the coding sequence ATGATTGAAGCGGATCGCTTAATTGACGCGACTGAAAAAACAAATGAAGACTCGATTGACCGAGCAATTAGGCCAAAACTGTTGGCTGATTACCGAGGTCAACCGCATGTTAAGCAGCAAATGGAAATATTTATAGAAGCTGCACGCAGCCGCGATGAAGCGCTTGATCATTTATTAATATTTGGTCCGCCAGGTTTAGGAAAAACCACATTGGCGAATATTGTAGCAAACGAATTAAACGTAAATATTAAAACCACCTCAGGACCTGTACTTGAAAAAGCAGGCGATTTAGCGGCACTTCTTACAAATCTTGAAGAAGGTGATGTACTGTTTATTGACGAGATCCACAGGTTAAGCCCACAGGTTGAAGAAATACTTTACCCTGCAATGGAAGACTATCAGCTTGACATAATGATAGGTGAAGGCCCTGCTGCACGTTCTATCAAACTGGATTTGCCGCCATTTACGTTAATAGGCGCTACAACGCGTGCAGGCTCACTCACATCGCCACTACGTGACCGTTTTGGCATAGTGCAGCGTTTGGAGTTTTATTCAGTAGAGGATTTATCGCATATAGTGGGCCGGTCAGCTCATTATCTGGAGCTAGAAATGTGCGACGATGGCGCTAGTGAAATAGCTAAACGGTCACGGGGTACGCCGCGTATTGCTAACCGTTTATTGCGCCGTGTGCGAGATTATACTCAGGTTAAATCTGACGGAACTGTAAATGCAGACGTTGCCCAGCAAGCACTCGACATGATTGATGTAGATAAAAGCGGTTTTGATTATATGGATCGTAAATACTTACTAGCCATCATTGAAAAATTTATGGGTGGTCCCGTAGGGCTCGATAATTTAGCCGCTGCCATTGGTGAAGAGCGTGAAACAATAGAAGATGTTATTGAACCGTTTTTAATTCAACAAGGGTTTATTCAGCGCACACCGCGCGGACGTATTGTGTCTGACAATGCGTACCATCATTTTGGCTTGTTACCTAATAAAGACTAA